Within the Synergistota bacterium genome, the region AGAAGAACGAACCATACCGGAATAAGATAAACGAGTATATCCCACCAGGCGCCTACTTTCATGTCACTGTTCTTATTCATTATTTCCCTTGCCTTAGAAACACCGGTCTTGAAGACCGCTATTGCACAAAGAAGACCGCTAATCATAAGCCCAACTCCCCAAACCCAGTCCTGATTGTTAAGAATGGTAATATTAGCCGAGGAGGGAAGACCAAGTATGAAACAGAGAATTCCTACCCATAGGGCTGCCTTCTTTCTTGACCATCCAGCGTCTCTGAAGAGTCTTATTCCAAGCTCAAGCATTGAGAGCTCTGAGGAGAGCGCTGCAATGGTTAGAGCAAGGAAGAACAACGCAGCAAAAACGACACCCGCAGGCATCTTGGAAAAGAGAGCAGTTAAGTATATGAAAGCCAAACCGGTGTTCCCAGAACCCACTGCTTTGTGTGCCGCTTCGATTGAGGGAGAGAGAGCAAAAATAGTTCCTATTACCGCAAAACCAGCGAATATGGAAGCGGAGTTATTGCCAAAGCCGGTCATAAAGCTGTTTAAGACAACGTCTTCCTTCTTAGATGTATAAACCATGTACGTTAGGAAGAGTCCCCATCCTGCTCCGGTTGACCATGCTGACTGAGAGAATCCTTCTAACCATGTCTTCGCAGTAAGAAGTCTCTTTAAATTGGGTGAGAAAAGATATTTGACGCCCTCACCAGCTCCTGGAAGGGTCAAAGCCCTAATAGCAAGAACTGCGAGAATGATGAATAGCATCGGTATAATTACCTTATTAGCAAGCTCGGTTCCCTTGCTGATACCACGATAGATGATTATTGTTGCTATAAGCATGGCAAGGAAATGGAACAATATCATTTGAGAGGGACTGGACGAGAAAGCCTTCCACATGCTCTCCGCGA harbors:
- a CDS encoding sodium-dependent transporter yields the protein MGNGREQWTSRWGLILSALGMAIGTGNIWRFPRVSAANGGGSFMVAWIVALLVWSIPVLMIEGLLGRETRMGCIGAFKKWMGERYAWVGALLAWISLAIAFYYAVVMGWCLRYFVYALSGKIGGAGVDVKVAESMWKAFSSSPSQMILFHFLAMLIATIIIYRGISKGTELANKVIIPMLFIILAVLAIRALTLPGAGEGVKYLFSPNLKRLLTAKTWLEGFSQSAWSTGAGWGLFLTYMVYTSKKEDVVLNSFMTGFGNNSASIFAGFAVIGTIFALSPSIEAAHKAVGSGNTGLAFIYLTALFSKMPAGVVFAALFFLALTIAALSSELSMLELGIRLFRDAGWSRKKAALWVGILCFILGLPSSANITILNNQDWVWGVGLMISGLLCAIAVFKTGVSKAREIMNKNSDMKVGAWWDILVYLIPVWFVLL